The following is a genomic window from Balneolales bacterium ANBcel1.
ATCCGACAGTCCCGGATCCGGCACAAAGTCCGGGGAAACACAAGCAAAGGAGCCATCAGATTTGTCGGAAATCGAGCAGATCTGGCCGCAATACCTTGAAAAAGTTCAGCTTACTGCCGGAAACATGGTCTCTTTCACGCTGCAGAAAGCCCGGCCCGTTTCGCTGGAAAGCGGTGTGATCACCCTCGAGTGCCACGACAGCTTTACCTCCGACATCATCCGGGACAAACAACGCAGGCTTTGTGATACTCTGAGAGAACATTTCGGCTTTTCCGTGCGTTTTACATCACGGCTCGTGGAAGCGAAACAACGAACCGATACCATCCATGACCCGTACGAGCATTTTTCCAAACTCCAGAAAAAGGACCCGAAACTGAAGAAAATTGTGGATTTGTTCGGCGCGGAACTTGAGTATTGAAACGTGATGGCTTCTTGTTTCGGCTTCGGACACACTGCCGGCCTGGCCCGCAACGGAACCAGGCAGACTAACTGATTTTTAAAAATGGAGGACCCCTATGAATATGGCCGACATGTTTGGCAAACTGAACGAGTTTCAGAAAAAAATGGAAGAGACCAGAGAACAGCTTCATCTCATTGAAGTAGAGGCGGAAGCCGGTGGCGGGATGGTGCGGGTGAAGGCCAACGGCAATCGCCAGATCACTTCCATCACTCTTGACAGGGATGTCATTGATCCGAATGATACGGAGATGCTGGAAGACCTGGTCATAGCCGGGGTCAACCAGGCCCTCAAAAAAGCGGACGAAGCCGCCCAGGAAAAAATGGGTGAAATTACACGGGGCATGATGCCCGGTGGGCTTGACCTTGGGAGCCTGGGCTTCAAGTAAGGCGTAATATATTATCAGGCAAGGACCTAATGCAACTTATATCAGAAACGCTTGAACAGGCTGTCGAGCAGCTTGCC
Proteins encoded in this region:
- a CDS encoding YbaB/EbfC family nucleoid-associated protein encodes the protein MNMADMFGKLNEFQKKMEETREQLHLIEVEAEAGGGMVRVKANGNRQITSITLDRDVIDPNDTEMLEDLVIAGVNQALKKADEAAQEKMGEITRGMMPGGLDLGSLGFK